One Peromyscus leucopus breed LL Stock chromosome 4, UCI_PerLeu_2.1, whole genome shotgun sequence genomic region harbors:
- the LOC114698949 gene encoding eukaryotic translation initiation factor 4E-like — translation MWGNRSKMATVEPETTPTTNPPPVEEEKTESNQEVANPEHYIKHPLQNRWALWFFKNDKSKTWQANLRLISKFDTAEDFWALYNHIQLSSNLMPVCDYSLFKDGIEPMWEDEKNKRGGRWLITLNKQQRRSDLDRFWLETLLCLIGESSDDYSNDVCGAVVNVRAKGDKIAIWTTECENRDAVTHIGRVYKERLGLPPKIVIGYQSHADTATKSCSTTKNRFVV, via the coding sequence atgtgGGGAAATCGATCTAAGATGGCGACTGTGGAACCGGAAACCACCCCTACTACTAATCCCCCAcctgtggaagaggaaaaaaCAGAATCTAATCAGGAGGTTGCCAACCCAGAGCACTATATTAAACACCCTCTACAAAACAGGTGGGCACtctggttttttaaaaatgataaaagcaaAACTTGGCAGGCAAACCTTCGATTGATCTCTAAGTTTGATACTGCTGAAGACTTTTGGGCTCTCTACAACCATATCCAGTTGTCTAGTAATTTAATGCCTGTCTGTGACTACTCACTTTTTAAGGATGGTATTGAGCCGATGTGGGAAGATGAGAAAAACAAGCGGGGAGGACGATGGCTAATTACATTGAACAAACAGCAGAGACGAAGTGACCTCGATCGCTTTTGGCTAGAGACACTGCTGTGCCTTATTGGAGAATCTTCTGATGACTACAGCAATGATGTATGTGGAGCTGTTGTTAATGTTAGAGCTAAAGGTGATAAGATAGCAATATGGACTACTGAATGTGAAAACAGAGACGCAGTCACACACATAGGGAGGGTATACAAGGAAAGGTTAGGACTTCCTCCAAAGATAGTGATTGGTTACCAGTCCCACGCAGACACAGCTACCAAGAGCTGCTCCACCACTAAAAATAGGTTTGTTGTTTAA